The following DNA comes from Ictalurus punctatus breed USDA103 chromosome 19, Coco_2.0, whole genome shotgun sequence.
acgtttgcccactgacaaagaaatgatccgtctataattttaatggtagatttatttgaacagtgagagacagaataacaacaaaaaaatccagaaaaacgcatgtcaaaaatgttataaattgatgtGCATTTGAATGaggaaaataagtatttgacccctctgcaaaacatgacttagtacttggtggcaaaaccctcgttgcaatcacagaggtcagacgtttcttgtagttggccaccaggtttgcacacatctcaggagggattttgtcccactcctctttgcagatcttctccaagtcattaaggtttcgaggctgacgtttggcaactcgaaccttcagctccctccacagattttctatgggattaaggtctggagactggctaggccactccaggaccttaatgtgcttcttcttgagccactcctttgttgccttggccgtgtgttttgggtcattgtcatgctggaatacccatccacgacccgttgtcaatgccctgtctgagggaaggaggttctcacccaagatttgtcggtacatggccccgtccatcgtccctttgatgcggtgaagttgtcctgtccccttagcagaaaaacacccccaaagcataatgtttccccctccatgtttgacggtggggatggtgttccaggggtcataggcagcattcctcctcctccaaacacggcgagttgagttgatgccaaagagctccattttcttctcatctgaccacaacactttcacccagttgtcctctgaatcattcagatgttcagtggcaaacttcagacgggcatgtatatgtgctttcttgagcagcggaccttgcgcgcgctgcagaatttcagtccttcacggcgtagtgtgttaccgattgttttcttggtgactatggttccagctgccttgagatcattgacaggatcctcccgtgtagttctgggctgattcctcactgttctcatgatcaatgcaactccacgaggtgagatcttgcatggagccccaggccgagggagactgacagttcttttgtgtttcttccatttgcgaataatcgcaccaactgttgtccccttcacaccaagctgcttggcaatggtcttgtagcccattccagacttgtgtaggtctacaatcttgtccctgacatccttggagagctctttggtcttggccatggtggagagtttgtaatctgattgattgattgcttctgtggacaggtgtcttttatacaggtaacaagctaagattaggagcactccctttaagagtgtgctcctaatctcagctcgttacctgtataaaaggcacctgggagccagaaatctttctgattgagagggggtcaaatacttatttccctcattaaaatgcaaatcaattcataaaatttttgacatgcgtttttctggattgttttgttgttattctgtctctcactgttcaaattaatctaccattaaaattatagactgatcatttctttgtcagtggacaaacgtacaaaatcagcaggagatcaaatacttctttccctcactgtatatgaaTAACTATCTGTGTAAACGTGTGTTTGTCTAAGACCCTAAGATTACCTGCTATGTCCGGCACCCTGGCTCCTGGTGTACACCTAATTAAAGCTGCTGGAGCCCCTAAAGGCCTAGCTAATTTCACATGCCTTAAGATAGAGCCTCCTATAACCAGAGCTCTTTCAGGTTTCTTTCAATTCAGCATTCAACTGCTGAATACTGATTGTCCTGCCATAAATTTTCATTTGACTTTTAATCACTTTTTGCCAAGATGCACATTTTAGTGGGGACTATTTTTTGAAATCATGTTTTATCCCAACCAAGCGAAAATCATCAACGTAACATCCTCCCATGGAACTGCGTTCATGTGCTTGCTTGAGAACTCCTTTTCCAtaaaaaaatggcatttttaaaaaaccatttTCCCCATGCGTTTTATGGTTTTCTAAGGTCCGGGGGACTTCACTTGCAACTCACTTTCCTCTAATTCTGATTATGATCTTACCATGTCTAATATAACTCTAGATAACCACCAAATCACTTTTGTAAGCACTCTAAGACTGACCTAACTAACCATATGATGATAGGCTCCCCTATCACCAAATCCTGTCTTCTGCCCTCCCTGATCCATGTCACGGTTTCCACAAATCCAGCTACGTGCCACCCCAATGACCCCTTGTTCCTCATGGCTGACGACAATCCAATGTCTAGCTCCCAGTTTGCCTCCAAACCAAGCAGTCATGTCGCATTTGCGGCCTCAGTCCGGAAGTCTACATTGTCCACTCTTTCAGGATTGGTACACCCACCTGTACCAACCAGTGCCAACACCTACCCAGAAGTAAATGGGTTGTTTTGTATGTTGAGatagttttgtaaccttttccagcctgatgagcatcaacaactttttctgaggtcctcagaaatcgcTGTTGTTCGTGCtttgatacacttccacaaacatgttgtgaagatctgactctgatagatccctgtgctttaaataaaacagggcgctcactctgacacctgattgtcatcccattgattgaaaacacctgattctaatttccaccttcaaattaactactAATCCTAacagttcacatacttttgccactcacagttttgaaatattggataattttcctcaataaataaatgaccaattataatatttttgactCATTTGTtggggttctctttatctacttttaggacttttgtgaaaatctggtgacgttttaggccatatttatgcggatatataaaaattctaattttcTGGAATTCTGTAACTTGTAATTTGTTTGCTGTAGTGCTTACATCAAGTGGTGGAACCACCACTACACTAAATCCCCTGCTTAATTCTGCATTTCCTCCCTCAGATGGTCCTAGAAACACGTCAGTATCAGCGTCTCCATCTGCTTCAGTGCTTTTGGGCAGTTCAGTGTCTCTGAGATGCAGCAGTGATGCAAACCCAGCAGTGCTGAACTACACCTGGTACAGAGAGAACGGAGAGCAGATAGGAACCGGAAACCAtctcaccatcaacaccactGATTCTACACACAGTGGTCTATACTACTGTAGAGCTCAAAACCAGCACGGAGATCACACCTCATCTGTCCTCCTGGATGTTCAGTGTGAGTACTGGCCTTGTACACATATGCCGTGTTTAGTCCTGGTGTCATACCCTGGTGTGTTTACCTTTTTGGTGATTGTTCATTTGTGCGGGTAAGAACACAACATTGGACTCAGGTGCAAACCAAAACAATGGTCTGAGACCCAGGGCTATAGCTAGAGAGTGCTGGGCCCCCTGAAAAAATATCGATGTGAGCCCCACCACCCTCCAtccatatcatatcatatacgGTATAAGCTATGGGCATGGAGGCCCATATCTACATATCATTTTAAAAGTTTAGTATCATATCACTTTGACACAGTCTAAATTTAGATAAATATTACATCAAAACAATGGCATTAAGCAATTAATAACTTCTTATGAAACATTGTTTAAAGTCCTCAAGCAATTGCTCAAGACAAgctcataaaataataaaagacaaggaattaataaaatagtaaaataaaagaaaattgtttaaaaatttaCCTGCTATATAATAAAGTCTTTCCAGTCAGACTGGTGTCTAACAGCTGGAGTAAACATTCAGAAATTGAAAAGAATGCAGTcgtatgtaaaataaaaccacttaAATTACTAactgttatttttaatgaagATAATATGTGTTTTTTTGACAGTATAAACACATCAGCAGCCGGCAGCTATGTAATCCTTATGATACGCAtatccattttttccccatgcGTTATACTCTATTTAAATAATATCACAAAAAGATGGGGACTTTGACCGATAATCGTTCAGTCAGTGTACACCATACAGTAAGGATATAGGAAGCCAAACAACTAAGTACCTGCACAACCCACTGATCAGTGCGGTGCAAATTAAACTGGGAGAGACTAAATAGGTAATCATTTGATTACTTACAGCCATGCAAATAGGCTTACAGGTACATGCTCCTGCTCTATAAAGATAAACAATTTGAATATGTGTATACTTCAGTGAGACCTCGGATATCTGAGCAGTTTTCTTCTGCACGTAAATGGCTTTCTGCTGTGTGTCTATTATTGCTTCTTTCAAGGGCTTAGTCCATTAAGAATTTTAGGACTATTTAAAATAGTTTCAAATATTCTCCTAGCCATGTGTGCTGTCTGTTATAGGAACTGTTGATAGCGGTACAATTTTAGAGTAGAATTTTGGGGAAGAATTCAAATGAATTTGCGTTGCTCTGATCAGTGGGTCGTGCATGTCAATCGGTCCACGCTGTGCTCTTCAGTGGTCCACGCAGGTATTTGGTCCATGCTTCTGAGTAACTTAGTAGTTCTGTTCTTCTGAGTAGCTCAGTTTGGACCAGCTTTTGAGATGTTTGATTTCCCATAAATGAGAAAATGATGTGATAGTACCGGCAAGGGGCAACTCTTCTTAGGCGTCCTATTCCCGCGAATAAATTGGGCAGAAAAATGATGAGGACACGGCATCCGTCAATGTGATACATTGACAACCAGACAGTGCACTAACCTGTCTTGTTACAGCAGGTCTTTATAGACTGGGATCCAGCACTTCTCATggcctctctctccttcatttcATTAAGTTTCTGGTACCAagattgatgttttttttcccctgacaaTCATCAGTCTCCTGTTCTTCCACTGTAACTTTACTTCTAACTTAAACTGTTCTCAGAGCAGCCTCAACTCTGATTGGTTATGTTAAGTAGCTGGGGTGGGACTTCTGCTGTTCGTCACTGACTGAGCTGAAATAATTATTAACCATTGTATTAAACCATTTTtagggaggggagaggagagaggagataTTTGGAAAACTTCTTTCAGGAAATTGGATGTTTTTGTGGTTCTCAACTCTCCGGCATACAAGCTGaagctgtaatatatatatatatatatatatatatatatatatatatatatatatatatatataattatatatatatatatatatatatatatatatatatatatatatatatattatatatatatatatatatatatatatatatatatatatatatatatgtatatgtgtgtgtgtgtgtgtgtgtatatgtactaATACTACTGTAATATACATACTACTGGATTTAGTGAGGGCCCCTATAATTGTCACCACTTTTCATCCCACTATCGTTGGCCCTGCTGAGACCATTTTAGTGAGGTGAGCTTGTTTCAGTTCCAATCAAACTGTAGTGAGGATCTAGTCTATCTGAACGAATGCCTTTGAAGGAGTTGTCCTTGTGCAGTGAAGTTTGTCCTGTGCTGATGAATGCAGATGAAGCATGTTTTAGTTGTCGTTTTGCAGGTTGGGAACACAAATTATTAGATATGCTCTTGTCGTGTAATGGTTAAAGAAAATGTGCATTGTGTGCAGCATGCAAGCAGAAACTCCATCAATACTAGCTATGTCAGCCTAAGTAAaaggagagccagaaggtaacacagacaatAGGGCGACCTGGGACATAAATCGGacagccactccaccatcaacaaaagGCTGGACTTATACTTTACTCCCAAATGCTCCATACACTTCACCCACTGGTGCACATGCTGTTAGCATCTAATTCTGATATGTCTGAAAAGTCCACCAAGAGGTATGACCATGGACTTTGGGGTATGGGCAGTGGTTGTAGAGTCCCAACTAAAAGTACTTCTGAACTGTACCCTGAGCAATGGGTAACCAATATTGTGTTGAAAGGAGTTATTTAGACCCTACAGAGTCTGGATTGTATTTACTTTTAACTATGCATATGCATACACAAGATGCCTGCTACTTGTatcttgtggggtttttttttgtttgtttgtttttttggagcaTTGCTAGTGTTTCTGTGTGGTGCAACACTGATATAAATAGTTGGGGCAGTATAAGACCAAGTGAAAGTGTgtccacaaacaaacaaaataatattgtGTCTGGAATGTAAAATTTTTCCTTTTATCACATCCCCCTGCAATTCCTTTGCACCCCATTAGGGGGCCACACACCacagtgtatgtaaacttaatCACCATGGCCCTAAGGTACACTGCATGTAAGCttctgaatttaaaaaagagcTCTTATTGCCTAGCTAAAGACTCATACAAACCCTGTCGAGATGCTGGCTTGCTACGTCCTGAACAATGTATGCATCAGGGTTTGAGGCGCAGTTTTGCTGTCTCGTCCTCTCCTAACATCTTTGTCCCTACCCATCAATGTCAGCAATAAACTGTTTTATACTGGTGTTGATCACAGTAATGTAATATCGGTTCCTCGCATTGAGATTAAACTATTGTCATCTATGCTTCAGAAAAAGCATATGTAATGCGCGGTCCGTGAATAACAAGGCACTGCTTTTATCGGATTTTCTTACAGATAAAAATctggacttgttgtttttaaaatgtaaagttttaaaattttattttactgaccgttcccagtttatttctctgggtggttacaggtctggcactagctctgtgctcactggtgttcctcagggatcAGTTTTAGGTCCTCTACTTTTAAATATCTATTCATCCccacttgggcatctgctgcgaTCGCTCGGCCTCCGTTATCACTTTCATGCTGATGATACCCGAATCTCCATTCACTCtaaatctggtgaaaacattgatgtttgttttctttctgaatgaatttctgaaataaaaacatggatgaataataattttctgtgcctgaacagcgggaaaactgaagttatgcttataggttcccgtcatcaaattctcaaagctgctccactgtctctgtttgctgatggctctgttctagagactcaaagtaagatgaggaaccttggagtcATTTTTGATACCAGtcttacatttgattcttttgtatagagcactgttaaagcatccttttttcacctcagaaatatcaCTAGACTGCACTCTATGCTAAAGTTCTCTGTAGCTGAATAGCTGACAAACTCATTCATTGTCTCTCGGCTAGACTACTGCAATGCCCTTTTAGCcggagtttctaaatccacacTCAATTAGCTCCAATATGTACAGCCTCCTGTTCTTCCTCCTTTAGATGGTCCTAGAAACACGTCAGTATCAGCATCTCCATCTGCTTCAGTGCTTTTGGGCAGTTCAGTGTCTCTGAGATGCAGCAGTGATGCAAACCCAGCAGTGCTGAACTACACCTGGTACAGAGAGAACGGAGAGCAGATAGGAACCGGAAACCAtctcaccatcaacaccactGATTCTACACACAGTGGTCTATACTACTGTAGAGCTCAAAACCAGCACGGAGATCACACCTCATCTGTCCTCCTGGATGTTCAGTGTGAGTACTGGCCATATGCAGTttgtacacatatacatttgTTGAGCTACCTTATCTAGTGTGTAGCGGAACATTGACTCTAGGCATTCAGTTGCCTGATCAAGTTCTGTGGGATCATACGGTGATCCAATCATAGTTTACATTAACTTTGGGATATTATTGATAAAACTCTGTACAGTAGCTGACGTGAATGTATGTTTGATGCGGTAGCTTGATAAGGTGCATATATTATGATTAAGACACATTTTAAACGAGATGAGATGATGATCTGTGATagcttcagactgtggaaatgtgactatattttctatatttaatccgtatgttagtatcaggtccACAGTGTGTCCATTATTATGACAATTACATTCTGattgacccctactgaatctagaatAGACACTACCACttttctcagagggtcttctgaATATAAAAGTCTCCAGTAATTAATGCTTTGTCtagagaaacaaccaggttGGAGATAAAATCTGCAAACTCACCAAGGAATTCAGACTATGTCCCTGGGGGTCTGTACATAATGCTTAATGGAATCAACGCTgtagacttattttttgtggctacatatgttATGTTAGTTTAAAGAACTTGAATTTATGAataggtttttgtgtgatgccaagattatcattaaaaataactgcaaGTGAACTGAGAATCACCCCCAAGTATTAtaatcttcagcgagactgcatgtcgccATTTGTGTAACGCTCAGAAAAgactcatttcctctctatcttttaaaaaaaaaaaaaagaaagaaaaatctcttccACCTCTAGTGGAATGAGCAGTCACCTCCTTGAAGGATTTGACCAAAGGGGTACATTTACAGAATGTGTGGGCTGcagcagggtggtctatgccacaaaCAGTCagtcgatattacagcctggatatacattccaccccgggctcgagtgtcttgcagtgaccctcaggctcaGATCTTCTGAACGGCCCATTCCCTCactatgacagagtgggtattctcgttcccacagcgtgaagctcatgcaacgttgagttgaaagggaatgtctggtttacgcatgtaaccctgttcactgagaagggaatgagacgttgtgtagctttgtcattctggggcatgcctgtgaattccatcttcgcttcagataatagaggctgacagcACGGTTCACAGGGGCTGGTTTTCTGCCACGTgatgtgcttaattgccatgtcacacAAGCTTCAGGTGCTAGTCACGAGGGAGGTCGCTTCCCACACCATGATGTTTTGCATCATCTCCTTCCCTTCTCaggaaacagggttacatgcgtaacccagaaaTTTTGTTATTCTATTACTGTTTCTGAACAAAAACTTCAGACTTTaacttttaaaacattaattgTTCTCCtgtaataattttgttaaaATGTCTTGTTCGCAAATTCAGTTCATTACtgtaataattttttgttgttgttgtttaaaagtGCTTAAAACCTGTCCTGTGTTTTAACATACACGTGACCAATTACAGGTGCGTCAAGAGCACAAATCACAAAATCTTTTAGTGGTCATGAAAATGTATTCAGATTTAGCATATTAATGATACATTCACTTCATAAATCATGACACACTGCTCTCCCCTACAGGAAAGTTCATGTAAGTTCAAGTACATGCTTTTAAAAGTGAAAAGTGTCAGTATCGGCGATACTGGTCCTGTGTTTCTTGGTATTGGATCGATACCAAATTCTGCAGTATCGCCCACCCCTAATCTACAGTGGAGGATCATCATAAGCCAATAGCTACAGATGGACGTGCGGTGCCCCTGAATACAGCAGTGAAGGGGGAATGTTGGTTCTGTGGAGAAAGGAAGATTTGGAGCATTTGTTTTAAAAGTGTGAGAGATTAAAAGGTCTTTTTAAGTTGCTTAGGAGCTGGTTAGAGAAAATCCGATGAGATTGCTGACCAGGTATTTATTGGAGTAATGCAGTTTAGATTTTCATTAAGGAGAAGAATTTCctcggtggtgaggaaaaactccttgaGACTATATGAACTGAAACTGGCACGGTGGGAAAAAATAGAAGAATAATGACTTTTTGCCACTCTAGATCCTGAAGTAATGTTCAAGCGGTTAGTGGCAGGAAGACTACTAATTTTACTAAGGCTGCCAGAATTTGCTCATTATaggttaataaataatttattggGCTTTTGTGATGCATGGTGTGTcgtaagttcaaatcccagcaccaccaagatgccactgttgggcccttgagcaaggccttcaaccctcaactgctcagctgtataaatgagataaatgtaagtcactctggataagggcatctgccaaattctgtaaatgtaaatgtaattaagcTTTATGTACAGTTTATTATGACTggcttgtttttaatttttgacagatcgtaatttttttatttttcatttttatgagGATATAATTTATGTTGTTAAAAATCGTGATGTAAAATGTGTAGAAATAAAGTTATTGCTaaacctccctctctctctctctcagatgctCCTCAgctctctccctcctccagcTGTAACACCACCCAGGATTTGATCCTGTGTTCCTGTGAGGTTCATGGAAATCCGTCTCCTAAACTGGAGTGGCGTGTCTCCAATCAAACTGTCCCGTACTCAGAAGCCACTCCCATCCAAGTGGAGTCTGTAGGCAACACAAGTTCCAAAAGGTCCATTTCATTTTCCATCCCTCGGTCCGTTAAGGACACGCCCACTCTGCAGTGTGTTGGCTCCAATAATCTGGGCATCGCCTCTCAGGTCTTCTTCTTTGCAACTGAGGCTCAGTGCCCTGCTGAAGGTTAGAAAAAATACATTCACAAGTTGTGTTTATTATTCGTTGTTGTGATTTAATAAGTCATTATTTTAAGCTGCATAGCAGCTGGTGACGACACACAGAGCTCCAGGTGAACCTCTCCTTCAGACCTGGCAATAGTCTTATATTAACTTCATATTCATGTCATAATACctcaacaataaaaaataaataaataaacagtggcTCAATTACCTTACTTTTAACCTTACATTCTAATCTTACTTTCTAATCTTACTTTCTATCTGGTTTCTCTTGCATTCTAGCAGCTCTTCAATCAGCTACacatattgtttttaatttaagcaACTCTTTCCTCACAATTATAGCCACGGGAGGCGTTCCTCATAGTCCAGGCATGACATATGAGAAGCATGGTTGAgctttgaagtgtttttgagaGGTGATTGTCCTCGTATTTCCACAATCATAAGACTATTTCTCATGACGGGTTGGAGTGGGTAGCTCGCTGTTTTCCTGTATCAACACCGAGCGAAATTACCCTTGGCATCGCTCAGCAAAAATGTCCTTGCAAGATCCATTAGTGCTCTGCTGTGCAGCGCTTGAGCTCATGGCACATGCTTACAAGCTGCTTGACCTAGCTGTATAGCAGCCACTGTCACTCGCAGCATGTCACTGGTGGCTGCACACACCTGTCCAGGccaacaaatccaaaacaccGAACTGCTGTCATCCGTCAGTCATTTATAGACACGCCCACTGTGCACTGATGTTAGCGTTAATAACCTGGGTGTCGCCTCACTCCTGTTTAATTCCATCAGTTCAGGCAGGCAGCTACAGTGGATTAATCTGATGAGTGTTCAATTtcaatgtgatttatttttatatgttacacttttgttgttgtttttcccagAATGCAGACACGGTGCAGCACCTTATCTGGTTCCCTCTCTCTTTGTGGTTTtactgtgtgttggtgttattGGATTTCTGGTCTACAAATTAAAGCAGTGAGTCACAGATTTTGTCATTTCCATAATTCAAACTTATTTAAAGTGGTCAGAAAAATAGCAGAATTTAGCAGAATTAAAGATTTTATGATCGTAATCGTAACTAAAGATTAGAATGGACTtgcatgaataaaatattttcatgaaATTTGTTATTAGATTGTCCAGGAAAATAAAGGTAAGTcaaacactattattattattattattattattattattattattattattattattagagttgttgttgttggtggtggtggtggtgatggtgtttATTGTGTGGTTCCACAGAGAGGAGATACTTACCCTTCTCTCGAGCTCTTTACTCTACCAAAATCTGAATATGAAACTCTGCAGACTAACAGAGGTGACATCACATCACTCATTAACATTCATCATTAACTTTATTCAATTAACTTCATTTATTACTTCAGGTTTTTAAACATGACCTTTTACAGAGCTGATGGAGgtggttttattttgtgtgtttcagtgaagagagaaaaaaagaacaatgcctgaaaagctgcagtttttcaccatcatcatcatcaccatcatcatcatcatcattatcatcatcatcaccatcatcatcatcatcatcatcatcatcatcatcatcatcattatcatcatcatcaccattatcatcatcaccatcatcatcatcatcaccatcaccatcatcatcatcatcatcatcatcatcatcatcatcaccatcatcattatcatcatcatcaccattatcatcatcaccatcatcatcatcatcaccatcaccatcatcatcatcatcatcatcatcatcatcatcatcatcaccatcatcatcaccatcatcatcatcatcatcatcatcatcatcatcatcatcattatcatcaccatcatcatcatcatcatcatcaccaccatcatcatcaccaccatcatcaccatcatcatcatcatcaccatcatcatcatcatcatcatcatcaccatcatcaccatcatcatcaccatcatcaccatcatcatcatcatcatcatcaccatcatcaccatcatcaccatcatcatcatcatcatcatcatcatcatcatcaccatcatcatcatcatcatcatcatcatcatcaccatcatcatcaccatcatcaccatcatcatcaccatcatcatcatcgttctTCTGCCAGTAAAATAATCATCATTGAAGAATATTAAAGATATAAAGGAATGAGTCATAGATTTTAGCAGTTTATAGTTAGTTGTGGAATTAaattatagcagttataaacttGTTTATGTGCAAGATAATTCAGGTTAACGTCAGTGTTTGTTAAATCACATGTTTGATATTAAAGTAGCTGATATACATAGCATATGCATTAGCCTTAATTAAACATCATAATGGCTATTTATACAGTGTAGCTAGCATAAACATTTGGTAAATCACTTAGTTGCTTGCTGTTTTAATCTTAATGGGCCTTGTTTAtgcttcagaaattaaaattTTCCAgaagatttacaaaagttttgcttatttatactttataatattatttatactgAAATGTctatgttgataaatgccaatcagcctgaaATTACCAAGCGCATTTGCAGCACGGCTATTTTATATTTAGCCATGGTCACAAATGTTGATGATGAGTATACACTGAAAGAGCGCTTCCTATGTGTGCCATGTGCTAAATCTCCAGCACTTCAGCTCACCCATTGCAGATTATTGCCTAGCATAGACACTATCTCAAGAGTTCCCAAAGTAGGGGTCAGGACCCCACATGCAGtcacttgatttacaaatgaggtTGTGACAGAAACTTACAACCCCCTCTTGtttcattagtttttttttacagattaatattataaatatcaaAGACAGATTTTGTGTACTAATGTGAATGTTACTGGGAGTCACATTCAGACAAATTAATAGGGCACGTGTTATTTGGTGTCTTCAACATTCACCTAGACATGCCACAAGCAGCTGATTTTATTGCCTTCCTGCCCACGTTTGACCTCAAGCAATTCGCCACCCCAACAACTCACtttgaccatttctttatccagttttctatttctctcacCTCACTCCTTCACTGTCTCCACCTTTGATCTCCTTTCATCGCAATCTTCACTCCCTTTCCCCCCCTCACACTTCATCTCCATTGTCACAACCTCATTTCCCTCTGGTAGTCACCTCTCCTCCCTGGACT
Coding sequences within:
- the LOC128628808 gene encoding uncharacterized protein LOC128628808, which encodes MPEKLQFFTIIIITIIIIIIIIIITIIIIIIIIIIIIIIIIIITIIIITIIIIITITIIIIIIIIIIIITIIIIIIITIIIITIIIIITITIIIIIIIIIIIIITIIITIIIIIIIIIIIIIIIITIIIIIIITTIIITTIITIIIIITIIIIIIIITIITIIITIITIIIIIIITIITIITIIIIIIIIIIITIIIIIIIIIITIIITIITIIITIIIIVLLPVK